CATATAGCTTGTTTTTCCCAGGGTGACCTGACTCGACGCTGTCATGGGCGAGCTGGATCAGAAGAGTGCGAAGCTCGCCCTCAGGGACGTACAATCTGTCTCGAAAGTACAACCGGCCGTCGTGTATCATGCATTCCGACAGAGACACTTCCTTTGAATGTGGGATGCCGTGAGGCTTGAGCATCTCGTCCTTGATTTTCATccaccattcatcatcctcgtAGCCTTTGTCAAGCAGTCTCGTGATTTTGTGGTCGATTGGTTCTGGTTCAACTTCGTCTAGAAGGGCGGGGCAAAGTGTGATTTCCTCTTCCCAGGACAGGTTTGCAAAGAGTTCTGAGAGCTCGGGGTCAATTTTCAGTTCATCTTGTATAGAAGGGTCAATGTTGTGTGGTTTGAGCAGTGACTATTGCTGATACTGGATGCggtcgtcatcttcgtcttttGGCAAGTCTTGTAATCTTCTTGTGAGTGAGTCGGGTTTTCTGTTGTCTTTTCCTGGTACCGACTTAATGGCGAATTGAAACTGTGATAGGAATTCGCTCCACCTAACTTGACGTCTTGAAAGTTGTTTGGTTGTCATGAAATACCGAAGGTTGGCATGGTCTGTGATGACGGTGATCGGGTGGTGTGCGCCTTGGAGTTCGGGTCTCCAGCATTCGAAACAGCGTACTATGGCTAAGAGTTCTTTATCGTATATCTCGTAATTGCACTCGGCGGGGTCGTATTTTTTGGACATGAAAGCCACTGGGTGCAGTACTCCTTGGTCGTCTTCTTGAGAGAGAATACCTGAGGACACGAAATCGGACGCATCACATTCGACAAACACCTCTTTTGTGGGGTCAAAGTGTCTGAGGATTGGGGCTGACGTGAAGCTGTTCTTGAGCGTGTCGAACGCCCCTTGGCACGATGAGGTCCAGTTCCATGTGACTAACTTCTTTGTCAGGGCAACCAGCGGTCGTACGATGCGTGAAAATCCTTTGATGAATCGTCTGTAGAAATTCGAGAACCCCAAGAAGGCTTGGGCGTCTTTCACGTTGATAGGGGTCTCCCAGTTAACGAGGCAGTCGACCTTTGCGGGGTCCATTCGTACGCcggtggttgagatgatcaTGCCTAGATATTTTACTTCGGTGGTCTCGAATTCGCACTTCCTGACATCGAGTTGTAGGCCAGCGGCTTCAAGCGCTTGTAACACTGATTTGACGTGGACTCTGTGAGAGGCTAGGTCGTTTGAGTAAATGAGAATGTCGTCGATATAGGCCGTACAATATCTGTCCAAGAATGGACGTAATACTTCGTTGATCCGAGCTTGGAAGGTGGCTGGGGCGTTTGAAAGTCCGAAAGGCACTACTAAACTCTCGAAGAGACCGTATCTTGTGTTGAACGCCGTCATCCACTCTTGGCCCTCTTTGATGCGTATCCGATTGAACGCTGCAACGACATCGAGTTTGGTGAAGTATTTGGCTTGGCTTAACTGCGAAAGGGTCTCCTGAATTAAGGGTAGAGGATATCGGTTCTTAATGGTGATGGCATTAAGTGCCCGGTAGTCGACGCAGAAGCGAAGGCCACCTCCTGGTTTCTTTGCGAACAACACCGGggaggctgctggtgatgtgcTGGCACGTATGAAACCCTTGTCGAGGTTTTCCTGCAGAAATTTCCGGAGGACAATGAGTTCGTCTTCCGACATCCCGTACAGAGGTCCGTGGGGTGGGGTTGTGCCAGGTTGGAGTTTGATTTCGTGGTCGCAGTCTCGGTGGGGGGGAAGTTTATCTGCCTCTGCTTGATCGAATACTTTCAGGTTTTCGTGATAGTGTTTGGGCACTATTGTTGCAGGGTCAATCAAAGCCTTAGGCTCGAGAGCTTTGTGAATATCCGCGAGTGAAGCTCCCGAAAGGTACATCTCGGCTGCTAGTCTCTGTGAGGTTCGGACTTCTTGGGTCTGTTGGTATCCGGCGTCGGAGGGTGTGATTCTGTCATGGGCCTGGAGTTGTTGGTTCATCTTTTGCATATCCGTAAGTGCAGCGTCATATCGTGCTGCTTTAGGTTCTACAAACGTGGAGGCTTCTGTAATAACGCCAAGTTCGGCCAGTCTCTTATCAATCTCATACAGCGACAGTGAGAATACATCGACGTTGCGCTTTTGGGCCAGTGTGTGGAATGCGGCTGCACCGACCCTTCGGGGCATTGATGGGCGTGGAGTTATagctgtggttgttggaggttGCAAAGAGAGAGTTCCGGAAACTGTCAGTTGGTAGTATCCCTTCTCCATGCAGTATTTGCGGCAGTGATCAGAGTTGAAAGTAACTGTATTGGTAATCCAGTTGATATTTGGGTTGTGGTCTCTCAGCCAGGGTTTTCCGAGAATGATGTTGTACTTCCCAAGCTTCGTTACGTAAAGTAACATTTTTTCTCTGTGTCCTTTGATTTCCATGTTGAGTTTTACT
This DNA window, taken from Pochonia chlamydosporia 170 chromosome Unknown PCv3seq00018, whole genome shotgun sequence, encodes the following:
- a CDS encoding retrovirus polyprotein (similar to Talaromyces marneffei ATCC 18224 XP_002143142.1) → MVKTNSMLDSGATGKGFIDESFAHHNKFTFHKLRNRRRLNVVDGRPSSAGDITHVVKLNMEIKGHREKMLLYVTKLGKYNIILGKPWLRDHNPNINWITNTVTFNSDHCRKYCMEKGYYQLTVSGTLSLQPPTTTAITPRPSMPRRVGAAAFHTLAQKRNVDVFSLSLYEIDKRLAELGVITEASTFVEPKAARYDAALTDMQKMNQQLQAHDRITPSDAGYQQTQEVRTSQRLAAEMYLSGASLADIHKALEPKALIDPATIVPKHYHENLKVFDQAEADKLPPHRDCDHEIKLQPGTTPPHGPLYGMSEDELIVLRKFLQENLDKGFIRASTSPAASPVLFAKKPGGGLRFCVDYRALNAITIKNRYPLPLIQETLSQLSQAKYFTKLDVVAAFNRIRIKEGQEWMTAFNTRYGLFESLVVPFGLSNAPATFQARINEVLRPFLDRYCTAYIDDILIYSNDLASHRVHVKSVLQALEAAGLQLDVRKCEFETTEVKYLGMIISTTGVRMDPAKVDCLVNWETPINVKDAQAFLGFSNFYRRFIKGFSRIVRPLVALTKKLVTWNWTSSCQGAFDTLKNSFTSAPILRHFDPTKEVFVECDASDFVSSGILSQEDDQGVLHPVAFMSKKYDPAECNYEIYDKELLAIVRCFECWRPELQGAHHPITVITDHANLRFNSPLSRYQEKTTENPTHSQEDYKTCQKTKMTTASNELKIDPELSELFANLSWEEEITLCPALLDEVEPEPIDHKITRLLDKGYEDDEWWMKIKDEMLKPHGIPHSKEVSLSECMIHDGRLYFRDRLYVPEGELRTLLIQLAHDSVESGHPGKNKLYELISRSYWWPKLSADTKQFTRNCHGCLWNKNSQLRYQGTLKPLPIPLQRWRDLSVDFIGPFQPTTRGFNAIMVVVDRLSKDRHFTPCRTDMKAHDLAMLFVRDVWKLHGLPDSIVSDRGPLFISEFWKAVCHRLQTNISLSTAYHPETDGQTENANSFLEQYLRQYVSFAQDDWDEWLPLAEFAARNVVSDSTGMSPFFANTGYHPRMSFGPPRVVPKQAPKDVADRCKEGNNFVTKMQEITDLLRTNLLSAQASQEKFANANRSPAPAYRVGDMVLLSTRNINSARPNPKLDHKFIGPFRIERVLSSHTYQLKLPHELASIHNSFHTNLLRPSPNDPLPGQHNPPPPPIALDERGERLWAIDKILDSKRTKGKGFKYHILWRGFGREEATWEHLHNVVNAHIAIKEFEKRYRNKPRPTRREIRSARLQAKQDVEETYLMEQRQSKVRE